The segment CTTAACAGCAATTTTAGTATCAGCAACTTTGAGCTTGGTAGGCTAGGTTTCATCATTCCTTGCGTCGATTTCTACCATTTTATTTGGCCGCAGATATGAGTCAGATCAAAGGGGAAGAAAACGCAATCCTGAGCAGGTGCgctgtgaaaaatgaaatcctCAAACACGCAGAGAGGCTAAGCAATCCAATTTGGTTCAAGTCATCAAAAACAGCTCTTTTACAGTACGTTTTTGTGGTGTGTAACTtacttatttataaaatatctttGTAATTACTGCAGGCTTAAGCAAAGATGTCCTCAAGTATTTCAAGACCTGTGCCTCTACTCTGACATTTGTAGTTTGTTAGAAACGTCCAGCTACAGACTTTCAGCTCGGAAAAGTGTTCAAGAACTTTTTTACGATTGCTCTTTTGAAGAGGTGCGCAACCTTccattaattattgattttttatcaattaaatcgTCTTTTCATTTCAGCTTTATGATGAACCTACTAACATCCTTAAATCCAGAGATCCCAATGCTACTACCTCGAATCTTGTTTTTTCTCCGCCCAGCGTTTTACTTGAAGAAACACCCACATCAATTCCAACTATCCATGAGTAAAGCAACAAATTATGTTAAATGTTATACTTAATAAATCATTGTATTTTCGCTTTTGAACTgcgcaacaaaaaattgtttaaataaagtcAAAACGTAACAATATATATGTTATGCGcagttttcttattttattcaattgaacTTTCTCTTGCAATGATATTGAGACTAGAgaattggataaaaaaatttactaatgAAAGTGACACACGTCTCTTTAATAATATCAGGTCAATCCTATAATTTAGGTTTACAAGGgtggaaaatgaaatgcaaaaagaaAAGCGAGAGAATATAATATAGGTTTCTTATTTCGCTTATTTCATTCACTTACTTATTTCAcagtaataaaattgataacgACTATcgatttaacaaaaaaaattgcgaattaaAAGAGCAAGAAATTCCGGGAATTCCACtacaaaataatcattgaaaaatctgTATAATCATTGAAAAGATCACAATTTTGAAGAGACTCGCACTGTTTTTGCATCAGgagatgataaaaataattgtgccTTGTGTGCATAAATATATGCAAGCCGCAAATAAAGGTTTTAACAGGTAAATGATAGGTCAAAAAAGCATTCTTTTATGCTGTGCAAGATGTGAGCTAGTTTGTGGCTACGTGTTTGTACGGCACACGTGCGTGATGTGTTGTTACAGGTTCGATTTAGGTTTATCTTACAGTGTGCTAGGCTGCGTGATGCTTGGTGATGCTGCGCATTCGATGCGCaattaataacatttaaaGGTTAGTGACTTTGTGTGTATTATGTATTACTAAATTTATGTTAATCCTCACTTTATCATACGACTTACTTTTCGCAATGATAATCGTAGGTGACAGgtaaaattatggaaaaatcaCGTCTCTCGATCACACTAACGCTTATCTATGCATGTAATACTTATTATGTTTTTcttatgttaaattaattacagtttccgctgggttacacatctcgcgTTCTTACGAGAATCCCATGtaaaagtaggggtggcgaaaactgttcatttttcgcatttttccaTAATTGAAAGGAGGAAATGAGATAAGTATGAGTGAACGATGAACGATActatgtatgtacatacataataCGTTATTGTAGCATAACTTACGTCATTTCtctatttatataatttatgtgtacattattattacatattatGTGTGCACTACTGTGCACTGTACATAAACATTAAGCGCTACTTACGAGTTAACGCGTGAATTACACAAATGTCATACACAAAAATTCTATCACCTCTGCCCGCAgatacataatttattatggcagactcaccattttcgcccaactcacacctctcgctaggatagggattaactttgaatcttcccatcagaatcatagcgagaagtgtgagtgatcGGAAAGCGTGAATCCCccatatatgtatttttgcaTTGTATTGCATGACGAGAAGACGAGACTAACATTAattgttagattttttaaaggctAATAGAACGGTGAAGCATtatttatgtacatatttattttagaatttttcataatagcCATCAAAATAATCACTAATGCGCAAATTAGAACGATATTTAGCGACATCTAGGCTAGCAGTCTACGTCCTTGCTGCATGTCGGCAGTGGCTGTGTTATTTCAAGGCACTACTTGGAGGCCTTCAGACTCTAGGCAGtgccttttttaaagtttctcttttcaaacttttcaaaaaagataccaaatttattaattaattatcatttaatgAACAATCTTTTTCGCATTCTTcgttggtttaaaaaaataaaggttgCCTTCATGCAGGGGTGACGCGGTTGGGAATTACTGTTGGGGGTAAGGTATAATAATTACATAGGGTAATTCGTGTAAATTGAAAGCGGAAATACATAATAGCGAATCGATGGAGGTGAGGGactgtaataattataaaatcgaatatttcaagaagtatattaatttaaaaactgaggTCAATACATTTCACTGGTGGTAATAGTTGGTAATAGtggagcaaatatttattacgtGAATTTCTTCTATAACCAAAATTAGTTTAGACATGGGGGACATAAATTAATCTCGGCAATCTTTATGTGTTTTCTTCGTTCACTGAcagaagttaaaattatttcgaaatttGCTCTTAGTTTCAAGCCTGATCAACCACAGAAGCGTTTTTACAGCGTTTTTCCACACTAATAtacttaatattttcttaaggTAACTTGCTGTTAATTTAACTTGAATTTACGCTTAAACATCCtaggtaaaattttcaaggaaaatatcCACAGATCatcattttgattgaaaatatgttGAAATCTCTTACTcgtaagtttatttttattaatatcccTCGTCTACATTATACAGgagctataaattttcatccacCACATCTGGTTTGTAATCGGGCTTGATAGCCTTGGTCAGCGACTCTGCGTACAGATCCAATCGTTGTGTCATCTGAAATGCgccgaaaattaataatttctagtTTGTCAGTAAATGCTCCTGTGCCAAAATTACCCTGAAGCCCCAGTTGTCCTTAGCCTGTCTGCACAGATTGAGGTCAATCTCGGTCACCAGAAGACCGTCGTTGGTCCTGGACAATCCTGGCGTGCGACTTCCGTCTGGGGCGGCCGCGTAGCTTGATCCGTAAAAGTGGCCGAAGTCCCTGTGCGCTGGCTTGCCATCAGCAGAGGTGAACTCATTGGGGAAAATCTCCGTGCCGACCCGGTTGATGGCAAACGTGAAATAGCTGTTGGCGATGGCCGCGTTTCGCGCCTCAATCGGCCATAGGGGCTcgctaaaattgaaattaatgttaacTGCAGCACATTCGCCAATCGGTTCAATTTTCCCGAAAGTTTGCGATGCAGGAGAAAATAGTGTATTGGGGTGCGTGATAATGGAAAAGGGAAATAGGACTATGACACCCTTCGCATTTCTAATGCGAATCTCACCTCAGCCCACCGATCGTTGCAGAGGGGTTGAAAACCATTTCGGCGCCGTTAATGCCGTACATGAGCCAATTCTGGGGGTGATGCCGTCCATAGCAAATGTTGATCGCGATCTTCCCAAATTTAGTCTGGAAATAAGAAAAGTGGATTAGCcgatatttatattaaacatggaaattctcaaattctttaagaaccaaattttcatttggtttttaatattaaaaaacatcaGCCCCTAcgctctttgaaatttatttaattatttggtctcgcttagATAACCTTCGCAAGCGATTAGCAAACGAGGTGCAAAAAAGGTCTGAACTGAAGTGTAAATAACTCTACGTCtagaaacataattttgtcATAACTATTAATAGAGTTACTTACATTGAAGACCTTGTGTCCGGTGTTGCCTTCCATGTAGTAAGTGGACTCGTTGAAATCGCCAACCCTCGGGATGTGGTTTTTGCGGGTCTTGCCGATGACATTTCCACTGGTGCCAACGACGACCGTCGTGTTCCAGAGCGTGTCTCCGTGCACGCCATCCCTCTCTAGGATGGGTGACAAAATTACCATGCCGAACTGGCGGGCGAGCTGTGCGGTCGTAACAAGCGGTGCAAACAGAAAAGCAATGTCAACAGGTCGTCGGGTGAAAAATCAATCAGACAAATACTTTTGGCAAACAGAGAAATGAGGAGAGAAAACAACAACCTTTTGGACGAATTGAGTGGTCGGACCGGTTTCCGCGTCCTCGGCGAACTCGCACCACGGCTGCTTCTCGCGGGTGCAGAATGCAAAAGGCATGTCTGGGGCACAAaagtaatttgcatttatagcGGTGCACCGAGTTTTGCGATTCAGATCTCCGAAAAATCCGCTCGCGCgttgtgcaaatttttaagaacttACTCCAGGCCTCTTGGAAGCACAAGACGTTGACGCCGCACAGAGCGGCGGCCTCGGTGATGCGTCCAACGCGTTCAAGGATGGCATCGCGCTGTTCCTTAACCGGCGCTGTCGTTGGCAGCAAAATTTTGTGCTGAATGATTCCCGTGCGGACGGTGCTACAAGTTTTGGATATTTTCGATTTAATCCGCATAGACAGTTTTGTATTTCAGAGAGCATTAAAGAGTCCAACATATATAGTGATCATAAAATGGTTTTGTGATGAACTACCTTTTTCAGTTTTTGAATCGAAAATCTCCTTAAAGCTCTATTTAATCTCTCTGATTGCTATCtataatttatgaatattaataatcCAAAAGAGATATTTTGGAGTTGCGCAAATTTTTACCTGTGTCAAAATTAGAGCataaaggaaaatataattagtCGTATATTATATTGAATCATTGAATATATACGTagcattttattaacaattattttcgtttttttaatatcgttttgaggttaaaaatatatttatactgTATGAGCCCGTATTCGTTCCCgacatgaaaatatttgtcccttaaattaattaaaataaatcttggtAAAAATGCTGCCTCAGCTTGTACACATTATTAAGTAACTGCAGATTAAGCTACAAGACTTTTTAATCATGCGGGTTTTGCAATTTCACAAAGAACAGCGCTCTATAATGAGCCGTAATTCTACCTTACCGTGGCTTCCTCAGCTCCTCCGCAGCCGCATTAATCTTGTACGCCTTGATCTCAAAATCCCCATTTTTTCCGAGCGCCGCTGCTGCCGTGGGAATTTCGATtgccctgaaaatttttacatgcAAACAAGAGTTGTTATCTACACTGGGCGAAAACATCACCCAAAAAATAGTCTCTAGAATGTTTCGTGTGCAAATGCAGTTGCACTGAATTATTCAGACTCGGTGCAAAAGAAGGAGCCAGTGAACCAGAAAAAAAGACTAAACTTTTCCTCTTTCCCGGCGACACACGCTTGTCTTTTTCGTTGgcccctttttaaattgtactgCTATGTACTCACTCGACGGGCTTTCCAAACAAGATTCTCTTCACCTCCGCTAGCTCAGGCTGGGGAATGTGTTTTTCCAAGCACTCCTCCAAACTTTGAAATTCTCCAGAGGACATTATGGAAATGCGACTTGTTGTTGCGACGACAGCCActggagagagaaagaaagaagcgAGATGAAGTTTACGATCAGTCGTTCATGTATTAGAGGGAGGTGTTTTCAGCGGGGCAGAGCCGCGCGCACCGGCCGCCCGTCCTGGCCACGACGTGGGCTGACAGCGAGTAAacagttaataattttaagtaattctTTATCAATGACGGCAGCTCGTTGACCTTGACTTGAGTTTAAAAAGTCAATGAAACTGCCACTCATGATCAGCTTTGTATTGTATAGTCAATGTTTGCAACATTCCAAGTCTCAACAGCCTCGCGGCAtcataacatatttttaattttaataattttccttatCCAAGTTAGTAATTTCGGCACGAGGAGATTTTGCGTTGGATTaggaaaatagaaatttcttaACTGATTAACTCCCATAAATTCAAGACCATTAAAATTACGAAACAAACAATGCTGACATCGACCATCGTTCGTCATTATTTCAAACCCATTTTGCACCTGGTATGTAAGCATAGTTCTATTCttgcaaaatcattttgtcaatatttatGAGTTACAAAAAGATTCCTCACACCTCCCAGcatgactttttttaaataaaagtggtCAAGTATATCTGGGCTCACTTCTGCTTTGTCCTCCAGGGCAAGGCCTTAGTCACTTGTTTTCCTGAAGTGTCGCCCTTTTTCACAAGACTTCCTACTGTAATTGACTGTGTTACTTTAATGTATTTATAACaaagtgtgagaataaacatccaATAATAAAGTACaagtttcaatttgaataaataaaaaaagttaaaaaaaaaattaaaattaaggggAATAAATAtactctttaaataaaaatgtttgcgaGTATTTtcagaaacaaaaatcgagTTTAAAGGtggcaagaatttttttataaatcaatacaATTCGCTGACCTATGTCTTGTTCAGAATATTGAGTATTGGCCGAGCTGCTAAAAAGTGAtcaattccaaatatttatccctttaacttgaaattaatttatacttAAATATCTGGCGGTAAAAAACTTTAGTTTCAAACACATCAAAGTTCAAAGATGatattattcttatttttaatcgttttgaatataacattatttaaatatttataaactaAAAACGCTTATTGCGTCAAGTGTGGAGCAGTGCTTACATCCCAGTTAAGTGCTTTTATATAGATCTACTATTTGAATcgggtaaatattttgattcttaACTCGTGTCTGCATTCCACTCTTCAAGAACGCTCTATAATAGGGCGTATACTTCCTCACAAGGCTCCTTGGTCGAATGGTGCATGTAACCGCGGTCTTCTTCAACAGATTTTAtgccagagagaaaaaatattctctgtCCAGATTAGTCTACGTTTGCTACGAAAGCAATATAAATATCCTGCAATATTTATGACGAATGAtcttaaattgagaaaaactattttccaattttcgcttggtgtttaatttatttagggcAAAAACAACACTGACACAAAGAGCAAGGTGGACGGTGGTCCATAATGGAAAACgagaaaaactttaaatttttacacgcTTTCCGCGTAATCTGGAGGCACATAATAGCTAGACAATATAATGGCTTTGGTTACTGCAAGGcctcaaaaaatatatcaatattGTTATACATATGTACCTAGttcctataaaaaataataattaaagaattttgtgCTCTGAGCCCGAGATTCACCCTGATCAACTCGATCGAACTgattaattctgattttaagtaaagtgcataatttttttccatgctAAATGGACTggaatattgaattttttttaatttccccggTTAATAGCGCGCTTTGGTAGCCAGCGGCTTGAGCCAAACTAGCATTTGATTGGAtcgaaagttaaaagaaacgTCTCTCTGCCGCGCCCAGGCCGCGCCTGCCATCTGGTTTCGTCTACGTTACCTATATCCGCGTGTGCGAGTGGTATATTAGTAAACAAACGCCCGGCTGCTGTTTTCAATCGAAAAATCCGATTTTTCGCCgataattatcattttccGACCTAAACATGGCTTCAGGAGGTCTTGAGTCAAAGATTGTGGAGGAAAAGTCTGAGAACGAGAAACCAGTCAACAGAGAAAAGGTGTGTGAATTgatgcagtaaaaattttcacataaatCGATCTGAATCTTTGCAGACCTGTCCACTTCTTTTGCGAGTCTTCTGCAACACAGGTCGACACAACAGCATTTTGCAATATGCTGCAGGTACCGTGCCAGGCAATGAACTTCAAATTTACACATGGTTTGTATTTAGCTCTTACATATCATTAATCATGTATATAGATACATACAtttgagttgaaaattatgtaTATCATTAGGAAGGACGCCACTTTGAAAGAACTGTCCACTCTGGTGAAAGAAGTAAATCCTGACGCCAAACGGAAGGGCACAACGCTTCATTTCGCCCTAGTGGCCCCTGATCCTACCAGGCCCAACGCAAACCTGAGAGCGAGAGACTTGGGCGCCACTATCAGTGGCCACAAAGGACCTGATGATAACAAAACTCTAGCCCAGCTTAAGTACGTTTTTTCTTAATCTCGAACTAAGggtattttcatttgaagtgtaaaaaataatcataatattGCTTTCTTtatgatatattatttatttcatctcaCATAAATTACTACTCTtgccattaaaaatatctctgtAAATAACTTAGAATATTCTGCTTCACAATCAGGCAAGCTCGCATCACAACCAGAATTAGTGACTTTCATTGATACATTTGTTCACTCCACCAATCACACAATCGAGACACATCTGTAAATTATAACATTGTGCATTTAAGATTCCGCATTGGCGACTTCCTGGACATCGGCATTTTCCCGCCAACTGACACGATGGGCATGGACAGGATGGAGCGCATCGGAATGGAGCGTTCCATGCCAGACAGACTGGGAATGGAGCGGGGAATCATTGACCGGCGTCAGAACAGAAGGGGGCGCGCTTATTAGACCTACATTCTTACGTATTCATTGTCATTCACATTGTGCAACACAAAATGTCTGTAACTTTTACCTTAATGtaagttgtaaaattaaaactgagaAGCTAAATGcacatttggaaaaaaatctgtctTAACTCCATTCGTTGAACTGATAAACTGAATCAATGGCTACTGAACTGAGGGAGCTTTGGGCGAAATCACAACAACTGCCTTCAGAGAATGTCAGACCAATGAGAAAGCAATGAAGGCAAATATTGTCCAAATGAGGGTGAGAATGGCCACCACACTGGAAACGAAAGGCAGGGACTGGTTCCACGGCCACCCTTGGGACAAATGTAGAGG is part of the Cloeon dipterum chromosome 1, ieCloDipt1.1, whole genome shotgun sequence genome and harbors:
- the pyd3 gene encoding beta-ureidopropionase, whose translation is MSSGEFQSLEECLEKHIPQPELAEVKRILFGKPVEAIEIPTAAAALGKNGDFEIKAYKINAAAEELRKPRTVRTGIIQHKILLPTTAPVKEQRDAILERVGRITEAAALCGVNVLCFQEAWNMPFAFCTREKQPWCEFAEDAETGPTTQFVQKLARQFGMVILSPILERDGVHGDTLWNTTVVVGTSGNVIGKTRKNHIPRVGDFNESTYYMEGNTGHKVFNTKFGKIAINICYGRHHPQNWLMYGINGAEMVFNPSATIGGLSEPLWPIEARNAAIANSYFTFAINRVGTEIFPNEFTSADGKPAHRDFGHFYGSSYAAAPDGSRTPGLSRTNDGLLVTEIDLNLCRQAKDNWGFRMTQRLDLYAESLTKAIKPDYKPDVVDENL
- the Bin1 gene encoding histone deacetylase complex subunit SAP18; the protein is MASGGLESKIVEEKSENEKPVNREKTCPLLLRVFCNTGRHNSILQYAAGTVPGNELQIYTWKDATLKELSTLVKEVNPDAKRKGTTLHFALVAPDPTRPNANLRARDLGATISGHKGPDDNKTLAQLKFRIGDFLDIGIFPPTDTMGMDRMERIGMERSMPDRLGMERGIIDRRQNRRGRAY